AGGAGATGATAATTTGGAAACCAGAGCAAAGCGCGAGGTTTTTGAAGAAGCAAATATTGAAATCAGGGAATTGGAACCGATTGGCTCAATGCCAGTAGACGACTGGCGTTATCGTGGACGAAATGACGGTATAATGACCTTTCTCTTTGCCGCGACATACATCTTCGGAAGTCCGCAAGCCGGCGATGACGTGGAAGAAGTTCGCTGGGTTAGGCTTGAATCTTTACCGAGATGCCTGACCAAAGAACACCAGCCGCTTGGCATTCGTTTTCTTGAACATATTAAAGAACAAAACGAAAGGAGGAAATCATGACGAACAAAACAATTACAAACCGAACAAGCAACGAACACAATATTATTAAATTGACCGACAGTTACAAGGTAACCCACTTTAGACAATACCCGCCGAACACCACGCATGTTTATTCTTATTTTGAGAGCAGAGGTGGACGCTGGCCGGAAGTTACTTTTTTTGGTCTACAATACATCCTGAAGCATTATTTTGCCGGCGTTCAGGTAACTTACGAAAAAATAGCAGAAGCCGACGAATACTTCAAAAAACATTTTGGCAACAACGCAATTTTCAACGAAGCCGGTTGGAAACACATCGTAAACGAACATGGCGGACGCCTGCCCATCTCCATCAAAGCCATACCTGAAGGCACGACTGTCCCTGTTTCTAATGTTCTTATGACATTTGAAAATACTGATCCAAAATGCTGGTGGCTCCCCAATTATCTTGAAACATTGGCGGTACAGGTTTGGTATCCGACCACGGTTTGCACCAATAGTCGGATGTCACGAAAACTTATACTTAGACACTTGGAAGAAACCGGCGATCCAAACTTGGTTGATTTTAAACTTCACGATTTCGGTTTCCGCGGCAGCACATCGGTGGAATCAGCTGGAATTGGCGGAGCAGCACATTTGGTCAGTTTTAAGGGGACCGACACTCTGGCCGCGATTGATATTGCCAGCAATTACTATCATGAAGACATGGCCGGATTTTCAATTCCAGCGGCAGAACACAGCACGATAACCGCCTGGGGCAAAGAATACGAAAGCTATGCCTATGAAAACATGCTAAAACAATTCTCTACCGGTCTTGTGGCAGTGGTAAGCGACAGTTACGACGTCTTTAACGCCTGCATGAATATCTGGGGAAAAAAGTTACGCGCCAAAGTGATGGGAAGAGACGGCACTCTGGTTATTCGCCCCGACAGCGGACATCCTCCAGAAATAGTTGTGCAGGTTTTGGACATCCTAGGCGAGGCTTTCGGATGCACTGTAAATAAAAGGGGGTATCGTGTTCTTGATCCGCATGTGCGAGTCATCCAGGGAGACGGCATAGACCACGACATGATCGGTTCGGTTCTGGAAGCAATGAAAAATGCCAACTGGTCTGCGGACAATATCGCTTTTGGTTCTGGCGGTGGATTACTACAAAAAGTGAACCGTGATTCACAAAAATTCGCCTTCAAATGTAGTGCGATACGCGTTGAAACATCTTGCGTAGGCGCAAGATGGCTTAATGTTTCAAAAGATCCGGTTACAGATCACCAGAAAAAGTCCAAAGCCGGACGTTTGTCCCTCGTACGAGACATGGACGGCTCATTTAAAACTGTACAAGCCAGTGACAATGTTCTGCCAGATGAGCTAAAGGAAGTGTTCCGCGACGGTTCACTCCTAGTTGATGAAACCTTCAGCCAAATTCGCGAGAGAGCAAAAACATAACAAAAACGTAACGAGAACTTGCTGCCACAAATGGCAGCTTTTTATTGCAAAAAAAAGGTGAGTTCCTCTTGCATTTTTAAAAAATGATGTTATTATAAGCCTGCTGCAGTTTTTTAACAATTTGGGGGGGAGTATGAACAAAGTGTTGCAAAGAAGCATATACCGCGAAGACTTGCTCCACATCGCAAATGAGGTCAGGGAATTCTCTCTTCAAGAAGTCCAGCCACATATTAATTTAAAAAATGAGTCGGAAAAGAAAAAAATTTTCATGGAAAATATAGTCGCCGCAATGGCAAAATGCGGATATCTCGGCGCCCTAATACCAGAAGATTACGGTGGCATGGGCTATACGCTTACGGAATTCCTGCCGGTTATTGAGGGAATAGCGGCATTTTCAGGATCATTGGCACTGACCCTTGCCGGCCACAATCTTGCCGTTTCACACATTTTGCAAGCCGGCAGTGAAGAACAAAAGCAAAAATATCTGCCTCGGCTTGCATCCGGAGAATTGGGCGCTTGGTGTTTAACAGAGCCCGGAGCAGGCTCTAACGCTTTTGGGGGAATGAAATCAATGCTGGAACAAACAGAAGCAGAACTTTGGAAACTTGATGCCTTAAAAACTTTTATCACCAACGGCTGCCATGCGGGCATTTACGTCGTAACGGCGCGCGGCAAAAATAACAGCAACCAGCTTGGTATTTCTGCTTGTATTGTTGAAAAAGAAAAACATTGCCAAAACATTAAGGCACGGCCTCTTGGTAAAAAAATGGGGATGAATGAAAGCGATACGGCCGAAATTATTTTTGACGGCCTGAATGTTGAAATAAAAGATTTGCTTGGTTACCCCGGCCAAGCTCAAGAATCAATCAAAGCGGTACTTCGGCGAGGGCGTCTTGCAATAGCGGGATTTGCCCTTGGATTGGCAAGAGACTCGCTAGAACGCGCTATTGCATATACACCCATAAGAATGGTTTCTGGTGGTAGCCTATTCAATAAGCAGTTGACGCAAGCAAAACTTGCAAAGATGGATTGCCAGCTATGGATCGCTTGGCAGGCAACACTGGCAGCTGCCCGACTGGCTGACGAAAATCTTCCTTTTGAAAATGAGGCCAGCAAAGCTAAATTAACAGCTAGTGAGATTGCTATTGACGTTTGTCATGAAGCAATACAGCTTGTGGGTGGAACTGGTTATATGGAAGAAAGCAAGGTAGAAGGCAACTTCCGCGATGCACGGCTCTTGACCATAGGCGAAGGCACTTCCGAGATCTTATTGCTATCCATCGCAAAAAAGTTATAATTTTTATTCGGTATTTTTTACAAATCTCTCAACGTGAGAGATTTTTTATAACGATAAATACATATTGACAAACGATAAGCAAATAAATTAAGATGAAAATATAAAAAATTTATAAGAACCACACATGAAAAGAAGCTCGACAATATTTCTTCAGGTAGTCATTGTGCTCATTGGCATCGTGGCGCTGGCCATCATGATCAGGTTTCCATTGACCGAGGGGAGAGCCGCAAACTTAGACCTGTTTAGTATTTAATCTATCGCATTTTTTGTTGCCCTATATCAAGCGTTCAAATTGCTCGGATATATCGGGCAAAATAAAGTATTCTCACTAGACTCTGTAAAGGCTTTAAGGACTATAAAGTATTGCGCAATCGTATTGAGTATCTTAATTGTGATGTCAGCACTATACATAAGGATATTTCATGCTGAAGGTGACGATCCAGCGGGTTTTATTGCCGTGTCTATTGTGACTACTTTTATTTCTATCGTAATCGCCACCGCCGTGGCCGTGTTTGAAAAAACTTTACAAAGTGCCATCGATATAAAGTCCGAGAACGATTTAACCATTTAAGGCTATGGCAATCATCATTAACATTGACGTCATGTTAGCAAAACGGAAGATGAGTGTCACCGAGCTTGCCGAGAAAGTTGGCATCACAATGGCCAATATTTCCGTCTTGAAAAATGGCAAGGCAAAAGCTGTTAGATTGGGAACTTTAGAAGCAATCTGCCGGGCATTGGAATGTCAACCTGGAGATATTTTGGAATATAAAAATTAAGAACGAGCGCGTCGAGCTCAAAAAGTTTTGTGGATTGCTTCGATTCAAACTCGGTAATCTGGCGGAAGGGGTGGGATTCCTGTTCCTTTGAAATTTTAGGTAACAAGTTACATCTAAAATTTCTCACCCACAGCCTGGGTTTTCAAAAATATAAAGCAGTTTATATTTTTGAAATACCCTTCGAATCCCACAACATCATTATGCCAATTATTGACATAGCATCGTATGTCAATAATTGTCAAGGCGGAAGGGGTGGGATTCGAACCCACGGGACCCGTTAAGGTCACGGCTTTCCAAGCCGTTCCGTTAGACCGCTCCGGCACCCTTCCATAAATTTTAGTTATATCACATCTTCATCCCGCGTAAAATTCTGATTCTTTCCTCAAGAGGCGGATGGGTGCTGAACAATTTTGCCAACCAATTAGTACCTTCCTTTCCCTTGAACGGCGATGAAATAAAAAGATGGGCCGTGGCATTGTGGGCATGTTTGAGGTGGGA
This sequence is a window from Candidatus Yanofskybacteria bacterium. Protein-coding genes within it:
- a CDS encoding helix-turn-helix transcriptional regulator yields the protein MAIIINIDVMLAKRKMSVTELAEKVGITMANISVLKNGKAKAVRLGTLEAICRALECQPGDILEYKN
- a CDS encoding nicotinate phosphoribosyltransferase gives rise to the protein MTNKTITNRTSNEHNIIKLTDSYKVTHFRQYPPNTTHVYSYFESRGGRWPEVTFFGLQYILKHYFAGVQVTYEKIAEADEYFKKHFGNNAIFNEAGWKHIVNEHGGRLPISIKAIPEGTTVPVSNVLMTFENTDPKCWWLPNYLETLAVQVWYPTTVCTNSRMSRKLILRHLEETGDPNLVDFKLHDFGFRGSTSVESAGIGGAAHLVSFKGTDTLAAIDIASNYYHEDMAGFSIPAAEHSTITAWGKEYESYAYENMLKQFSTGLVAVVSDSYDVFNACMNIWGKKLRAKVMGRDGTLVIRPDSGHPPEIVVQVLDILGEAFGCTVNKRGYRVLDPHVRVIQGDGIDHDMIGSVLEAMKNANWSADNIAFGSGGGLLQKVNRDSQKFAFKCSAIRVETSCVGARWLNVSKDPVTDHQKKSKAGRLSLVRDMDGSFKTVQASDNVLPDELKEVFRDGSLLVDETFSQIRERAKT
- a CDS encoding acyl-CoA dehydrogenase family protein; the encoded protein is MNKVLQRSIYREDLLHIANEVREFSLQEVQPHINLKNESEKKKIFMENIVAAMAKCGYLGALIPEDYGGMGYTLTEFLPVIEGIAAFSGSLALTLAGHNLAVSHILQAGSEEQKQKYLPRLASGELGAWCLTEPGAGSNAFGGMKSMLEQTEAELWKLDALKTFITNGCHAGIYVVTARGKNNSNQLGISACIVEKEKHCQNIKARPLGKKMGMNESDTAEIIFDGLNVEIKDLLGYPGQAQESIKAVLRRGRLAIAGFALGLARDSLERAIAYTPIRMVSGGSLFNKQLTQAKLAKMDCQLWIAWQATLAAARLADENLPFENEASKAKLTASEIAIDVCHEAIQLVGGTGYMEESKVEGNFRDARLLTIGEGTSEILLLSIAKKL